The following nucleotide sequence is from Parus major isolate Abel chromosome 4, Parus_major1.1, whole genome shotgun sequence.
AAGCGTGAGTTTCATTGAATTAGCgcttttttgttttaccttttaCTGCTGAGTATGGGAGAAGAGTAAGGATGGGCAACAAACTAAGTTGTCCAAAGCTCAGCCTTCCTCAAAGAGATGTTTATCTCCAAGTTGTGGGTGGCCTTGTTGCGAGGAAATTTAAGTTTTCTAAAGGGgaattgaaatgttttgttcatTGGGTTTTTAAGTATTTCCCAAATGCAACACGGGATTCTCtttgtttaaattctttttgGGATGCCGTGGGGTAAAAGTTGTACTTAGTTTTAGCAGGTGGGGATCTTTCAGTTTCCAAGTGTTTTCCTCTGTTCCGTCTCATTGTTAAGACAGTGGGTCGCTTGGGGAATGTAATGTTTCAGGGAATGTGTTGGGAAAAGTTTCGGATCCCCAGCTGAAatcccctttccctccttcctctcctcatGTTCCCAAACCCTCTTCCCCGCCTGAGGGGCAATCAGAAGGTGGTCACTGCCAAATGGTTCAGGGCTGTTGGCCAACTCCCTGACACCTCCCAAACTTCTCTCAACCCCCACTAGCGAgggccctgctgccctggacCTTTCTCTCATCCTCCTTCCAATGCCCTTGTACTGGCTTTCTCCTTCATCTAGTTTTGCTCCACAAAATGGCACCGGCAACATGGTCAGCCCTGTCGTTGTGTCTCCTTCTTGTCCAAGTTTTCCCACCCTCGCTCCACAAAATGGCCactttcctgcctctcctccacTTTTTCCCATGCTTTCCATCACGCCTGGCCCCTCCTGTCCCCCTATGTCAATGGATGTAACCGCCTTGGGACCCCCCCATTCCATCAGTATCACCCCCTCCATCCCTTCCAGCCTTGGCTCCTCCCCAGTGGTCCAACTCCCTCTTGGTTCCCACGCCACCGGGACTGGAAGCGGAAATGACAGTGACTGGAAGGAGGCCCTATTGGCCTCCTCTTCCACCCATCACTTGGCAGCTCCAGTTGGCCTGAAAAAGCCCCACGCTGCTCTCTGGAACCTTCCATCCTCCTCGGAGGATGAGAGCAGCGACTCTTCAGACTCCGATTCTCAGTCTGAAAATTGTTGGGCGAAGGCCCAAAGGGAGGCCACCAGGGAGGGGGATTGGGAATTGGCTAATAGGATCTCTGCCCAaaagctgggagctgcttcccaaCAGGGAGCTAAAAGAACTATGTAAGGCAGCAAAGGAACACAGGCAGGGATCACATTTCTTTAAGAATCTAGTAGAAGCTACCTTCTCTGTGCACACATTAGTGCTGCATGACATCAAAAACATCATGAACTGCCTCATTTCCCCAGCAGAATATATGCTGTGGGAAAGgcactggaagaaaaatctaaaaacatTAGCTGACAACTATGCCAAAGATGTAAATCATCCCAACTTAACAATTGAGCAAATGGCCAGAGAAGGTAACTTTTTAAAACCCACTGATCAGGCCAGAGACCTGCCTGAAGCTGTTCTGCAtgatgttgctgctgctgccaaaacaTCACTGTCCCTCACCTCTGATGACTCTACCCCCACACAAAGTTTCACAACCATCAAGCAGGGGTTCAATGAGAGTTTTATTAAATTTGTTGACAGACTAAAAGTTGTGCTGGAAAAACAGACTGAGAGCccagaagggaagaaagaagtattaaataaaatggCTATAGCTAATGCAAATGCCCAGTGCAAGGCAATTTTAAGAGCTCTTCCCATTGACCCCGAACCCTCCATTGAACAAATGGTTGAAGCCTGCGCCCGATACACATCATCAGAAAACACTGTGGTGCAGGCTGTGACTAAGGGGATTGTGGGTGGAGTGACTGGAGCATTTGCAGCAGTAGCCGAGGACTTCctaataaataatgttttaattgcGGAAAGACTGGACATTTCTTTAAGGACTGTCACGACAAAATACATGAATTGACTACCGCAAGCACCATCCATGGCCACAATGCCTGCCTTTCCAGCAGCGCCTGAGAAACTTCCAACAGTGCACAGAACAGCCCTTTACGATGACACAAAATCAGAAGCCATTTTCCCCTGCTCTACCATCCCAGAGCAGACGGAAGACCAGACACCAGCTCCAAGAGCTTGGCAATTGCCAGCGCATCAGAACGGTTCAGGTGGGAACCTGGTGCCAGCTGGTAAGCGACCTATCAATTAACTTAATTGATGAGTGCTTCCACAAGAGTCCACCTGGAAAATACGGACCAGAAGACAGTCCTTGGGACATTTTAATTATTGGTGACCTGCTCAACTCACCTGAACAAATTTATGTAATTCCAGAGGTGCAGACAATATTCCCAGGGGACAAAATTTTTGTCTCCCTTATGTGCACTGATGCACCATACTATTTATTCCAAGGAACACCAATTGCACAGGCCTTTTTACTGCCACCTGTTTGGAAGAGGTTTCCCTCAAGCCTACAGCCATGTGGATGCAGACTGTGGGTTCAAATAAACCCCTTATAGAGTGTGACCTGTTCTGCAGAAGGGAGAAGACCTGACAAATAGCAGGGCCTTTCCCACTGATTACCTGGGGGAGGGAATATGCCTGTGTGTCAGCTCCACCTGGCCCAAAATATCTCCCAGGGAAATACATCAAACCTTATTTAGGGCCAACAAACACTGCCCCTGACAAAAATATCAAGAATTCCTCCAAGTCTaccacagaaccacaggatcAAATATCAACTGCCTGGAGACGGAAATACTATAAGACGCGGCTTCTACGAAGACTGCATCACCCCATCACCAGGTCCCAGACCAAACACAACACTGGAAACAACAATGCCAAAAGCTGGGCACATCCTAGCAAGTTTACTGCTACCCCCAGTTGTCCCCTGACCCTCACTTCCCTTTAGACTTACCTTCCCCATGCTTACCTTCCCGCTACAGCCCTCTTCCCTCTTTACTAAACTTCCCAACACCACCTAATACCTTCATTCTTTTAGTCTTATTAAAGAAAGGGAGGATGAAGGGGGATGAAGGGTAGAGGGGAAAATCAAAGGGTACGAAGAtattccctcctcttcccccaaAGGTCTAATAATGTATGTTTATACACCCAACAGAATCTCTTTTCCCAGCCAAAGATTAAAAACACCTATCTTAACACCCACCTCAACACCACCAGGATGATCATCTGGGTGCTCCTGATGGCTTAGCATGTCCTTGGCTGGATGGTCAGCCAACCCAACCATAATGTGTGGGTCACCCTGGCCAGGAGCCTCCAGCAGAACAATATGTGCCTGCCCATGGGCTCAGTCCATAACTCACTACAGTCATGTCTGCTGGGGATTCCCCTCAGGCCCAGTGAACACCCCTTTGCGGGGAGATGGCCCAACCTGATAGAGAGCACTGGGGAGGGATGGAACTGGTGGATAGAGAAATTTCCTAAGACACCAGAGGAACCTAGAGAATTATACTTGTTGGGGTCATCCAAAGCCAGTTTTTGCTTTAACTTTTAGTTCCTTAACCCTTCAGTTAGTTACACTAAGGATGTaaccccaaccaaaaaaatttaCAATTCAGCCGAGTGGTGCAACTACACAGCTGGGACATCATTTGACTCCTCCAGTTCTGTCTTTCCCAGAGTGCTCCCcccagctgtgttttttctctgtggagACAAGGCCTAGGGTGGAGTTCCCTCATGTCTCAGAGGAGGTCCCTGCATTTTTGGCCAACTTAGTACCCTCACCCCAAACATCACCCTGTTACAAGAttggagacagaaaaataaattggcaTGCCAAAAATGTACTCTCATCGGATCTGATGAAAATTGTGATTCTAAATTTACTGATTGGACAAAGAATTAATGGGTCTCAGTGTCCATCTTCCTCCCATGGGTGGCCGCTGCAGAAGGCCTGGGCAAAATTTCGCATTTGGGGTGTTGGCTTACTAAACAGGCCAACAGAACATCTAAGGCACTTGGCGCCCTCGTCAAAGATGAAGAGATGAC
It contains:
- the LOC107203630 gene encoding uncharacterized protein LOC107203630 isoform X1, coding for MRAATLQTPILSLKIVGRRPKGRPPGRGIGNWLIGSLPKSWELLPNRELKELCKAAKEHRQGSHFFKNLVEATFSVHTLVLHDIKNIMNCLISPAEYMLWERHWKKNLKTLADNYAKDVNHPNLTIEQMAREGNFLKPTDQARDLPEAVLHDVAAAAKTSLSLTSDDSTPTQSFTTIKQGFNESFIKFVDRLKVVLEKQTESPEGKKEVLNKMAIANANAQCKAILRALPIDPEPSIEQMVEACARYTSSENTVVQAVTKGIVGGVTGAFAAVAEDFLINNVLIAERLDISLRTVTTKYMN